The following are from one region of the Rhizobium sullae genome:
- a CDS encoding DUF5680 domain-containing protein has protein sequence MNLAALNSFIVEAKANTYVGGGKTLGACRAGSHDIGYERGDWRYLDSYFGGTDFAGQEVVWLSGEPIWVMNYFGRIVEPSLIDGQKAGVVIKAALSTMYAEHQRFLGGMEFEHAFGFYADDSTGDCDHFSGREMIIVEERRAYELDYRGGLIRP, from the coding sequence ATGAATCTTGCAGCATTGAACAGCTTTATCGTCGAAGCGAAGGCAAATACCTATGTCGGCGGCGGGAAAACGTTAGGCGCCTGCCGCGCCGGGTCGCACGACATCGGCTACGAGCGCGGAGATTGGCGCTATCTCGACAGCTACTTTGGCGGAACGGATTTCGCCGGACAGGAAGTCGTGTGGCTGAGCGGCGAGCCTATCTGGGTGATGAATTATTTCGGCCGCATCGTCGAGCCGTCGCTGATCGATGGGCAGAAGGCAGGCGTGGTGATCAAGGCTGCGCTTTCGACGATGTATGCCGAGCACCAGCGCTTTCTGGGCGGCATGGAATTTGAACATGCCTTCGGCTTCTACGCCGACGACAGCACCGGCGATTGCGACCACTTCAGCGGGCGGGAAATGATCATCGTCGAGGAGCGGAGAGCCTACGAGCTGGACTATCGCGGCGGCCTCATCCGCCCCTAA
- a CDS encoding ABC transporter ATP-binding protein, with amino-acid sequence MKRNVVLKLSGVERHYGQGDTVLTILKGADFVLHSGEIVALVAPSGTGKSTLLHVAGLLEHPDGGEVAVNGQACEGLNDEKRTAIRRSEIGFVYQFHHLLPEFSALENIMMPQLIAGLPRKEAAERAKQLLDYMRIGHRANHRPGELSGGEQQRVAIARAVANAPTVFLADEPTGNLDPETAHYVFDALEALVRQSGLAALIATHNHELAGRMDRRVTISDGKIVEF; translated from the coding sequence ATGAAACGGAATGTCGTTCTCAAGCTTTCGGGCGTCGAGCGTCACTATGGCCAGGGCGATACCGTGCTCACCATTCTGAAGGGGGCCGATTTTGTTCTCCACAGCGGCGAGATCGTCGCGCTGGTCGCTCCGTCGGGCACAGGCAAATCGACGTTGCTGCATGTCGCCGGCCTGCTGGAGCATCCGGACGGCGGCGAAGTCGCCGTCAATGGTCAAGCCTGCGAAGGGCTGAACGACGAGAAGCGCACGGCAATCCGCCGCAGCGAGATCGGCTTCGTCTACCAGTTCCACCATCTCCTGCCGGAGTTCTCGGCGCTCGAAAACATCATGATGCCGCAGTTGATCGCCGGTTTGCCGCGCAAGGAGGCGGCCGAGCGCGCTAAGCAGTTGCTCGACTATATGCGCATCGGCCATCGCGCCAATCATCGTCCCGGCGAGCTGTCGGGCGGCGAGCAGCAGCGGGTCGCGATTGCGCGCGCCGTTGCCAATGCGCCGACCGTGTTTCTCGCCGATGAGCCGACCGGAAACCTTGATCCGGAAACCGCGCATTACGTGTTTGACGCGCTGGAGGCGCTGGTGCGCCAGTCCGGTCTCGCAGCGCTGATCGCCACCCACAACCACGAACTCGCCGGCCGCATGGACCGCCGCGTGACCATCAGCGACGGCAAGATCGTCGAATTCTGA
- a CDS encoding lipoprotein-releasing ABC transporter permease subunit, with protein sequence MADAAVDQRGSKSGLGPAGRPFSAFERLVAWRYLRARRKEAFISVIAGFSFVGIMLGVATLIIVMAVMNGFRTELISRILGINGHMIVQPVDGPFNDYAALTDKFAAVPGIRMALPLVEGQTLASGQAGAGTGALVRGIRAEDLTKLKTVSDNIKSGDLVGFASGQGVLVGSRMAEQLGLQAGDTITLISPEGDVTPMGINPRVKSYTVSGIFEIGMSEYDAAIIYMPLEEAQLYFNAEGLVQSIELFANNPDDIDNLRPRVEEAAGRQIGITDWRQRNQTFFSALQVERNVMFMILTLIVLVAALNIISGLIMLVKDKGSDIAILRTMGATSGAIMRIFFMTGAAIGIVGTIAGVLLGVVVCINIESIRQFFSWITGTVLFNPQLYFLSQLPAEMSIGETVSVVVMALSLSFLATIFPAWRASKLDPVQALRYE encoded by the coding sequence ATGGCAGATGCGGCGGTGGACCAGCGGGGTTCGAAATCCGGCCTCGGTCCGGCGGGCAGGCCATTTTCCGCCTTCGAACGCCTCGTGGCGTGGCGCTATCTGCGCGCTCGCCGCAAGGAGGCCTTCATCTCGGTCATCGCGGGCTTTTCCTTCGTCGGCATTATGCTGGGCGTCGCAACGCTGATCATCGTCATGGCGGTCATGAACGGTTTCCGAACCGAGCTGATCTCGCGCATTCTCGGCATCAACGGTCATATGATCGTCCAGCCGGTGGACGGGCCTTTCAATGATTATGCGGCATTGACCGACAAGTTCGCGGCGGTGCCCGGCATCAGGATGGCGCTGCCGCTGGTCGAAGGTCAGACGCTGGCCTCCGGCCAGGCGGGTGCCGGGACCGGCGCCCTGGTGCGTGGCATCCGCGCTGAAGATCTCACCAAGCTCAAGACGGTTTCCGACAACATCAAGTCCGGAGACCTCGTCGGTTTCGCTTCGGGGCAGGGCGTTCTCGTCGGCTCGCGCATGGCGGAGCAACTCGGCCTGCAGGCAGGCGATACCATCACGCTGATTTCCCCCGAAGGCGACGTGACGCCGATGGGCATCAATCCGCGGGTCAAATCCTACACCGTCTCCGGTATCTTCGAGATCGGCATGTCGGAATATGATGCGGCGATCATCTATATGCCGCTCGAAGAGGCGCAGCTCTATTTCAATGCCGAGGGCCTCGTTCAGTCGATCGAGCTCTTCGCCAACAATCCCGACGACATCGACAATCTCCGCCCCAGGGTGGAGGAAGCGGCCGGCCGCCAGATCGGCATCACCGATTGGCGCCAGCGCAACCAGACCTTCTTTTCCGCTCTGCAGGTGGAGCGCAACGTGATGTTCATGATCCTGACGCTGATCGTGCTCGTTGCGGCGCTAAACATCATCTCCGGCCTGATCATGCTGGTGAAGGACAAGGGCAGCGACATCGCGATCCTGCGCACTATGGGTGCGACGTCCGGCGCCATCATGCGCATCTTCTTCATGACCGGTGCTGCGATCGGCATCGTCGGCACCATTGCCGGCGTGCTGCTCGGCGTCGTCGTCTGCATCAATATCGAGTCGATCCGCCAGTTCTTCTCCTGGATTACGGGCACTGTGCTCTTCAATCCGCAGCTCTATTTCCTGAGCCAGTTGCCAGCCGAGATGAGCATTGGCGAGACGGTCTCTGTCGTTGTCATGGCGCTGTCGCTCTCCTTTCTCGCGACCATTTTCCCAGCTTGGCGGGCCTCGAAGCTCGATCCGGTGCAGGCGCTCCGCTACGAATAA
- the proS gene encoding proline--tRNA ligase encodes MRLSRYFMPILKENPKEAEIVSHRLMLRAGMIRQQSQGIYSWLPLGKRVLDKVNTIIREEQNRSGAIELSMPTLQSAELWQESGRYDAYGKEMLRIKDRQDRPMLYGPTNEEMVTDIFRSYVKSYKNLPLNLYHIQLKFRDEIRPRFGTMRSREFMMKDAYSFDLTREGAEHSYKKMFAAYLRTFDRLGLRAIPMRADTGPIGGDLSHEFIILAETGESEVYSHKDFVNFDIPPADTDFDDVAGLNAIFDKWTSVYAATSEMHDEAAFNALPEGERLSARGIEVGHIFYFGTKYSEPMGAKVQGPDGKEHTVHMGSYGIGPTRLVPAIIEASHDDNGIIWPASVAPFDAIVINMKAGDAACDGVCDKIYAALSKAGKDVLYDDTDDRAGTKFATADLIGIPVQVIAGPRAVANGEVELKDRKTGARETMTIDAAINKLLA; translated from the coding sequence ATGCGACTGTCCCGCTATTTCATGCCTATCCTCAAGGAAAACCCCAAGGAGGCGGAAATCGTCTCCCACCGGCTGATGCTGCGCGCCGGCATGATCCGCCAGCAATCGCAGGGCATTTATTCCTGGCTGCCGCTAGGCAAGCGCGTTCTCGACAAGGTGAACACCATTATCCGCGAGGAGCAGAACCGCAGCGGCGCAATCGAGCTTTCCATGCCGACGCTGCAGTCCGCCGAGCTCTGGCAGGAGAGCGGGCGCTACGACGCCTACGGCAAGGAGATGTTGCGCATCAAGGACCGCCAGGACCGGCCGATGCTCTATGGACCGACGAATGAGGAGATGGTGACGGATATCTTCCGTTCCTACGTCAAGTCCTACAAGAACCTGCCGCTGAACCTCTATCACATCCAGCTGAAGTTCCGCGACGAGATCCGTCCGCGTTTCGGCACCATGCGCTCGCGCGAGTTCATGATGAAGGACGCCTATTCCTTCGACCTGACGCGCGAAGGCGCCGAGCACTCCTATAAGAAAATGTTCGCGGCCTATCTGCGCACCTTCGACCGCCTGGGCCTGCGCGCCATTCCGATGCGCGCCGACACCGGTCCCATCGGTGGCGATCTCAGCCACGAATTCATCATTCTCGCGGAAACCGGCGAATCCGAAGTTTATAGCCACAAGGATTTCGTCAATTTCGATATCCCGCCGGCCGACACCGACTTCGACGATGTCGCCGGCCTGAATGCGATTTTCGACAAGTGGACCTCTGTTTATGCGGCCACCTCGGAGATGCACGACGAAGCTGCGTTCAACGCCCTTCCGGAAGGCGAGCGTCTTTCCGCCCGCGGCATCGAGGTCGGCCACATCTTTTATTTCGGCACCAAATACTCCGAGCCAATGGGCGCTAAGGTGCAGGGTCCGGACGGCAAGGAACACACCGTCCACATGGGTTCCTACGGTATCGGGCCGACCCGCCTTGTTCCCGCCATCATCGAAGCATCGCATGACGACAACGGAATCATCTGGCCGGCTTCTGTTGCGCCGTTCGATGCGATCGTAATCAACATGAAGGCGGGCGATGCCGCCTGCGACGGTGTCTGCGATAAAATCTACGCGGCACTTTCGAAGGCCGGCAAGGACGTCCTCTATGACGACACCGATGATCGCGCCGGAACGAAGTTCGCCACCGCTGACCTGATCGGCATACCCGTGCAGGTCATCGCCGGCCCGCGCGCGGTCGCAAACGGCGAAGTGGAACTCAAGGACCGCAAGACCGGTGCCCGCGAAACGATGACGATCGACGCGGCGATCAACAAGCTCTTGGCGTAA
- a CDS encoding DUF1467 family protein, with product MLQVFLQGFAVYFIVWWITLFAVLPIGLRTQAEDNDVVLGTVPSAPTRFRALFTFSLTTIVSAVIYGAWYISSTYFGWGFDALPQIGPSFR from the coding sequence ATGCTGCAGGTTTTTCTACAGGGCTTTGCCGTCTATTTCATCGTCTGGTGGATCACGCTTTTTGCCGTGCTGCCGATCGGCCTGCGCACGCAGGCGGAGGACAATGACGTGGTTCTCGGCACTGTACCGAGCGCGCCGACGCGTTTTCGGGCGCTCTTCACCTTCTCGCTGACGACCATCGTTTCCGCGGTCATCTACGGCGCCTGGTATATCTCCTCGACCTATTTCGGCTGGGGTTTTGACGCTCTCCCGCAGATAGGCCCAAGCTTCCGGTGA
- the mce gene encoding methylmalonyl-CoA epimerase: MLGRVNHIAIAVPDLAAATASYRDTLGARVSQPQVLPEHGVTVVFVELPNTKVELLEPLGEYSPIAAFLEKNPSGGMHHICYEVSDIIAAREQLVKSGARMLGSGEPQTGAHGKPVLFLHPKDFFGTLIELEQI, from the coding sequence ATGCTCGGCCGCGTCAACCATATAGCCATCGCCGTTCCCGACCTTGCCGCAGCAACGGCAAGCTACCGCGATACCTTGGGCGCCAGGGTCTCGCAGCCGCAAGTTTTGCCTGAACACGGCGTCACCGTCGTCTTCGTGGAACTGCCGAACACGAAGGTGGAGCTGCTGGAGCCGCTCGGCGAATATTCGCCGATCGCCGCCTTCCTCGAAAAAAATCCTTCTGGCGGCATGCACCACATCTGCTACGAGGTTTCGGACATCATTGCCGCGCGCGAGCAACTTGTGAAATCAGGGGCAAGGATGCTCGGCAGCGGCGAACCTCAGACTGGTGCCCATGGAAAGCCCGTGCTCTTCCTGCATCCGAAGGACTTCTTCGGCACGCTGATCGAGTTGGAACAGATTTGA
- a CDS encoding ribonuclease J encodes MAKQDELVFLPLGGVGEIGMNLALYGYGPAGNRQWIMVDCGVTFPGPDLPGVDLVLPDIRFLAAERKNLKAIIITHAHEDHYGALADLWPGLNVPVYGSPFTAGLLEAKRNFEKDAIGEVPVTMFKAGDTINAGPFSIEGVAVNHSIPEPMSLMIRTPLGNVIHTGDWKIDHEPSLGPLTDETRFRQLGDEGVLALMCDSTNALRDGVSPSERDVSESLSRIIENAEGRVAITSFSSNVGRIRTIAEAAEAAGREVLLLGSSLKRVVDVSRDVGLMEGVKPFISEDEYGYIPRDKVVVILTGSQGEPRAALAKLSRDEMRNVALAAGDIVVFSSRAIPGNEKAIQDIKNGLTEQGVHVITDNEALVHVSGHPRRNELQKMYELTRPKIVVPVHGEAIHLSAHKELAEQSGIGIVPRVRNGDILRLAPGPVEVIDEAPHGRIYKDGSLIGDFDEMGIGDRKKLSYVGHVAVNVVIDSRYDIVGDPDLVAIGLPDYDDEGDEMEDTLFDAVVGAIESIPRARRKDLDMMQEAVRRAVRAAANQTWGKKPIVTAFITKV; translated from the coding sequence ATGGCTAAGCAGGACGAACTGGTATTTCTGCCCTTGGGCGGTGTCGGCGAGATCGGCATGAATCTCGCGCTGTACGGTTACGGCCCGGCGGGAAACCGCCAGTGGATCATGGTCGATTGCGGCGTCACCTTCCCCGGTCCGGATCTCCCGGGCGTCGATCTGGTGCTGCCCGACATTCGCTTTCTCGCCGCCGAGCGCAAGAACCTCAAGGCGATCATCATCACGCATGCGCATGAGGATCACTACGGTGCGTTGGCCGATCTCTGGCCGGGCCTGAATGTTCCCGTCTACGGCTCGCCTTTCACCGCGGGCCTGCTCGAGGCTAAGCGCAATTTCGAGAAGGATGCGATCGGCGAAGTGCCCGTGACGATGTTCAAGGCGGGCGATACGATCAATGCCGGTCCCTTCAGCATCGAAGGCGTGGCCGTCAATCACTCGATTCCAGAGCCGATGTCGCTGATGATCCGCACGCCGCTGGGCAATGTGATCCACACCGGCGACTGGAAGATCGATCACGAACCGTCGCTCGGGCCGCTGACCGACGAGACCCGCTTCCGCCAGCTCGGCGACGAAGGCGTGCTGGCACTGATGTGCGATTCCACCAACGCGCTGCGCGACGGCGTCTCGCCGTCCGAAAGGGACGTTTCGGAAAGCCTGAGCAGGATCATCGAGAATGCCGAAGGTCGGGTGGCAATCACCAGCTTCTCGTCGAACGTCGGCCGTATCCGCACTATTGCTGAGGCCGCCGAAGCCGCGGGCCGTGAGGTGTTGCTGCTCGGAAGCTCGCTGAAGCGCGTCGTCGACGTTTCGCGTGATGTTGGCCTGATGGAAGGCGTAAAGCCCTTCATCTCCGAGGACGAATACGGCTACATTCCGCGCGACAAGGTTGTGGTCATCCTGACCGGCAGCCAGGGCGAGCCGCGCGCCGCGCTTGCCAAGCTGTCGCGCGACGAGATGCGCAACGTGGCGCTTGCCGCCGGCGATATCGTCGTCTTCTCCTCCCGCGCCATTCCCGGCAACGAGAAGGCGATCCAGGATATCAAGAACGGCCTGACGGAGCAGGGCGTGCACGTCATCACCGACAACGAAGCCCTCGTTCACGTCTCCGGCCATCCGCGCCGCAACGAGCTGCAGAAAATGTACGAGCTGACGCGTCCGAAGATTGTCGTGCCCGTGCACGGCGAGGCGATACATCTGTCGGCCCATAAGGAGCTGGCGGAACAATCCGGCATCGGCATCGTTCCGCGCGTGCGCAACGGCGACATCCTGCGGCTTGCGCCCGGTCCGGTCGAAGTCATCGATGAGGCGCCGCACGGGCGTATCTACAAGGACGGCTCGCTGATCGGCGATTTCGATGAGATGGGCATCGGCGATCGCAAGAAGCTTTCCTATGTCGGCCACGTCGCGGTCAACGTCGTGATCGACAGCCGCTACGACATCGTTGGCGATCCTGATCTCGTCGCGATCGGCCTGCCGGACTACGACGACGAGGGCGACGAAATGGAAGACACACTCTTCGACGCTGTCGTCGGCGCCATAGAAAGCATCCCGCGTGCCCGCCGCAAGGACCTCGACATGATGCAGGAAGCGGTGCGCCGCGCAGTCCGTGCCGCGGCAAACCAGACCTGGGGCAAGAAGCCGATCGTAACCGCGTTCATCACAAAGGTCTGA